One genomic segment of Gymnogyps californianus isolate 813 chromosome 8, ASM1813914v2, whole genome shotgun sequence includes these proteins:
- the F13B gene encoding coagulation factor XIII B chain: METEMKMRFKSCFFFLVTMYSGKLFAEDKPCDLPHIENGKIAQYYYNFRSHYFPMRKEKKLSYSCMVGYTTETGTQDGRITCTARGWSPVPQCYKKCNKPLLENGFYYGTEMYFKIHEKLQYKCNPGYHTPSGGTEDTVQCQPEGWSSQPSCTKKFESCQVPNLHHGSYFTAQQELRLNETLLYKCDEGYHAAGGNAIEEAVCLTHGWSLTPNCTKITCSSLSAIAHGGFYPVKKIYEEGDVVHFFCEENYSVSEFDLIQCYYFGWYPDPPVCEDVKNKCPPPPLPPHAHIITVRRTYRNGDKVRIQCQSTFDIQGSEEIQCEKGKWTSPPICIGTMDKQESEALPSLEADAAIRASKTYRNEDIKTQQDCTSPPVIKNGVFLGPLLTSYKNGSSVEYGCQRYHFLDGPSTVYCEQGNWTEQPTCLEPCTLNVADMNSNNIELKWRHEELIFLHGDLIEFECKQGYNFLQTTMPSPGRTQCNHGRLKYPRCIMEAPTEKCDSPPSIANGALTLPPLSQYDSGSSVQYSCSDYHFLQGSERIYCSEGQWTSPPVCIEPCALSKNEMEKNNVLLQGFYENQVYFYHGDYVGFYCKQNHFGAESGTTLFQVQCKRGQLTYPRCVERRK; encoded by the exons ATGGAGACAGAAATGAAGATGagatttaaaagctgttttttcttcctcgtTACGATGTATTCAGGCAAACTCTTTGCAGAAG ATAAACCTTGTGATTTGCCTCAtatagaaaatggaaagattGCGCAGTACTATTATAACTTCAGAAGTCACTATTTCCCTATGcgtaaggaaaaaaaactttcctaTTCTTGTATGGTTGGTTATACAACTGAAACTGGGACTCAAGATGGAAGAATAACTTGTACAGCAAGAGGATGGTCTCCAGTGCCACAGTGCTACA aaaaatgtaacaaGCCTCTTTTGGAAAATGGCTTTTATTACGGTACAGAAATGTACTTCAAAATACATGAGAAACTGCAATACAAATGTAATCCAGGCTACCACACTCCAAGCGGTGGTACTGAAGATACAGTACAATGTCAGCCAGAAGGATGGTCCTCCCAGCCAAGCTGTACTAAAAAATTTG AGTCATGTCAAGTACCCAATTTACATCATGGCAGCTACTTCACAGCCCAACAGGAGCTTCGACTGAATGAAACACTGCTATACAAATGTGATGAGGGATATCATGCTGCAGGAGGAAATGCTATAGAAGAAGCAGTGTGTCTAACACATGGGTGGTCCCTTACTCCAAACTGCACTA AAATAACTTGCTCCTCTTTGAGTGCAATAGCACATGGAGGTTTCTATCCTGTGAAGAAAATCTATGAAGAGGGAGATGTAGTTCActttttctgtgaggaaaattACTCTGTCAGTGAATTTGACCTAATTCAATGTTATTATTTTGGATGGTATCCAGACCCTCCGGTGTGTGAAG atgtaaaaaataaatgtccaCCACCACCGCTTCCTCCTCATGCCCATATCATCACAGTTAGAAGAACGTATCGTAATGGAGACAAAGTTCGTATACAGTGTCAAAGTACCTTTGATATACAAGGATCTGAGGAAATCCagtgtgaaaaaggaaaatggacaTCACCCCCTATTTGTATTG GAACTATGGATAAACAAGAATCTGAGGCACTACCGTCACTCGAGGCAGATGCAGCAATAAGGGCAAGCAAAACGTATCGCAATGAAGATATCA AAACGCAGCAAGACTGTACCTCTCCACCTGTGATTAAAAATGGTGTTTTTCTTGGTCCATTATTGACAAGTTACAAAAATGGTTCCTCAGTAGAGTATGGTTGTCAGCGTTACCATTTTTTGGATGGACCTAGTACTGTTTACTGCGAACAAGGAAACTGGACAGAACAACCAACTTGCTTAG AACCATGCACTCTTAATGTAGCTGATATGAACAGCAACAACATAGAGTTGAAATGGAGACACgaagaattaattttcctaCATGGTGATCTCATAGAGTTCGAATGTAAACAGGGATACAATTTTCTCCAGACTACCATGCCATCTCCTGGGAGGACACAGTGTAACCACGGCAGACTGAAATATCCCAGATGCATTATGGAAG CTCCTACAGAAAAATGTGACTCTCCACCTTCTATTGCGAATGGAGCTCTTACTCTCCCACCCCTGAGCCAGTATGACAGTGGTTCTTCAGTTCAGTATAGTTGCTCTGACTATCATTTTTTGCAAGGATCTGAGAGAATCTACTGTTCTGAAGGACAGTGGACTTCACCACCAGTTTGTATAG AGCCATGTGCTTtgtcaaaaaatgaaatggagaagaatAATGTGCTGCTGCAAGGGTTCTATGAGAATCAAGTTTACTTTTACCATGGGGATTATGTTGGATTTTACTGTAAACAGAACCATTTTGGAGCAGAATCTGGTACAACTTTATTTCAAGTGCAGTGTAAAAGAGGACAGCTGACATATCCAAGGTgtgttgaaagaagaaaataa